The nucleotide window TCTAAGGAGTAGAGTAATCGGCATAATATTGTTTGATAGCGTGACTATTCAGAGCTGGAGGATGCCAACCGGTCACTTCATATCTTTAATACAAAAAAGGCTTCCGGGAACGATACCCGAAAGCCCAAAGCAGATTAATTTGTCAGAAAAAATCAATTAAGAATCAATTATTAGTGGAAACCAAGGTTCAGGAGCAGCACAATCAATAGACCGACCACGGCGATGATTGTTTCCAGCACCGTCCAGATACTCAACGTTTGCTTAACCGTTAAGTCGAAGTACTCGCGGAACATCCAGAACCCGGCATCGTTCACGTGAGAAGCGGCCAAGGAACCAGCACCGATGGCCAGAACCATCAGGGCAGGGTCGACACCGGATTGGGCCATCAATGGGGCCACAATACCGGCAGCGGTCAGTGCGGAAACCGTTGCGGAACCTAGAGCAATCCGGAGAACGACAGCGACTAACCAACCCAGAACCAATGGGGACATGTTGGAGTCGATGAAGAGTTTAGCAACTTCTTTACCAACACCACCATCAATCAGAACTTGTTTGAAAGCACCACCACCACCGATAACTAACAGTAGCATAGCGATGGACTTCACAGCGTTTTCAAGTGTAGCCATGATATCAGCAGTCTTACGTTTCCGGCCCCAACCCATGGTGAACATTGCAACCATAAGGGAAATCAACATCGCGATGGCTGGGTCACCAATCAAGGCAACAATTTGGTCCAGCAAGGTCGCGTTCTTGGCAGGAGTTGTCCCACCGTCAACTGTCATCTTGTAGATGGTCGTGATAGCCATCAAGATAACAGGGAAGAGGGAAGTCAGAACGGATAAACCAAAGCTAGGTGCTTCGGAAGGCTTAAACGTTTTGATGGCACCCAATGAAGATAAGTTTCCTTTTTGATTGAAGGCCGCTGGCGCAAACTTTTGCGCTAACTTCGTAAACATAGGACCAGCGATAATTGCACAAGGAATTGCAACTACTAAACCGAATAAGAGAACCTTACCATCGTTGGCACCTAACACTTGTGCAATGGCAACTGGTGCGGGGTGAGGTGGTAGGAATCCGTGGGTAACGGATAAGGCAGCTGCCATGGAAATCCCGAGGTAGAGAATCGGAACTTCTGCTTCAACAGCGATGGCAAAGACGATAGGAATCAAGAGGACCATTCCGACTTCGAAGAAGAGGGCAATACCGAGAATAAATGAAGCGAGCATAATGGCCATTTGCAGCCGTTGCTTCCCGAATTTGTCGATTAAGGTCGTGGCGATAACGTAGGCCCCACCGGCGTCGGCAACTAACCGACCCAGCATGGCACCAAACCCGAAGACCAAGGAGAGTTCGCCTAATTGGCTCCCAATCCCGGACTCGATTGTCATGGCAATTTTGGTTAAGTCCATTCCTAAGAGAATCGCAGTAAGGACGGAGGTAAGAATCAGGGAAACGAAAGTATTGATCTTAAATTTAATAATGAGGACCAATAAGAAGATGACCCCGATGAGTAAAGCTATAAGTTCCATTGGAAGTAAGCCCTTTCATTTTCAAAATTTTGAAAAGCCAACGGTGTAAGCGCTGGCTTCTCAATCAAGTAAACATATTGTACTTGATAAGTTCTCGTTTGTACATAAGAAACTTTCAAAAAAGTTAATTAATTCAGTTGGTTTTCTGAAAGTACTAAATCCATCAAACTACTTGGTGTCTGATTGGTGAACATGAGTACGTTGATACTCAGCGATGTTCTTGTATTCTGATTGTAATTGCCGACTAAGGCGAATGTAAATCGGAACCAAGGCACGGTAAGCGTCGTAGGTTTCTGGGTTAGGGTGGTGGACGTTAGACACACCGATGAAGTTCTTCACGGCAGCCAGGTCATCAATCATCCCTAAAGCGTACATCCCTAACGTAGCAGCCCCTAAGGCCGTTCCTTCAGGACTTTCAGGAATCGTGACGTCTTGTTCAAAGATGTCCGCTAGCATTTGCCGCCAGAGTTCAGAACGAGCGAAACCACCCGTTGCTTGAATACTAGATGGCTTGCCAACGACTTCTTCCAAGGCGAGCATCACGGTGTAGAGGTTGTAGACAATTCCTTCCAACGCAGCACGAACCATGTGAGCTCGTGAGTGCGTCCGGGTTAATCCGAAGAAGGAACCGCGGGCGTTGGCATCCCAGATAGGGGCCCGTTCCCCACCCAAGAATGGATGGAAAATCAGCCCGTCTGAACCAGCAGGGACCTTAGCAGCAATCTCAGTTAAGAGGTCGTAAGAGTCCACGTGCATTTGTTCAGCCGTAATCTTTTCTGGTGCGAAGAGTTGATCTCTGACCCAACGGAAGACAATCCCCCCGTTGTTTACTGGCCCACCAACGACCCAGTGGTCTTTGGACAGGTAGTAACAGAAGACCCGACCTTTAGGATCAATCTTCGGCTTGTCAGTGACGACCCGGACGGCACCAGAGGTTCCAATGGTCACAGCGACAACGCCAGGGTTGATTGCATCAACCCCCAGGTTAGCCAGGGGACCGTCGGAAGCGCCCATGATGAATGGGGTTTGTGGATCGATACCAATCACACCCGCGTAGTCGCTCTTCATACCGGAGATTTGAGCAGTCGTGTCGACCAACTTAGGAAGCTGATCACGCGTCACACCAGCAACTTCTAAGGCCTGGTCGTCCCAGTCCATGTTGAAGATGTTGAACATCCCGGTAGCGTTAGCGATGGAGTAGTCTTCTTGTAAGACGCCAAATAGCTTGTAGATGACGTATTCCTTGATACCAACGAACCAGTGAGCTTGGTTGAAGAGGTCAGGTTGTTCATTCCGTAACCAGATCAACTTGCTCAAAGGAGTCATCGGGTGAATTGGTGTCCCAGTCTTTTCGTAGAGTTGTTTACCCACACCATTTTCCCGTAATTCATCCGCATACTTCACGGAACGGTTGTCGGCCCATGTGATGGCCCGAGTCAATGGCTTGTGGTTTTCGTCTAACAAGATGAGACTGTGCATGGCAGCTGAGAAAGAAACGCCATGTAATTGGCCGTTCTTTAAGTCTGCCTTGCGCAGGACGGTCGTTAAACCATCAATGATAGCGGAGAAGATTTCTTCTGGATCTTCTTCAGCCATGTCTGGAACATCTTGATAGAGGGGATACAGGTTGTTTGAATAACCCTGCATCTTACCCGTGGTATCGTACAATACGGTCTTGACACTGGTAGTTCCAATATCGACCCCAATCATGTAGTCCATAGTGCTCTTCCTTTCGTGTTGCTAATTTAAAGCTTATTTGTCAGCCTTGTCCATGGCGTGACCACCGAAACCGTTACGTAAAGCTGAAACAACTTTACCAGTAAAGGTGTCATCTTGCATTGAACGGTAACGCATCATCAATGACAAAGCGATAACTGGCGTTGGTACGTGGCTGTCCAAACCTTCTTGAACAGTCCATTGGCCTTCACCAGATGCATGCATCCGGCCAGCAATCTTTTCCAATTCTGGATCTTCGGAGAAGGCTTCTTCAGCAAGTTCCATGA belongs to Levilactobacillus yonginensis and includes:
- a CDS encoding gluconate:H+ symporter, with amino-acid sequence MELIALLIGVIFLLVLIIKFKINTFVSLILTSVLTAILLGMDLTKIAMTIESGIGSQLGELSLVFGFGAMLGRLVADAGGAYVIATTLIDKFGKQRLQMAIMLASFILGIALFFEVGMVLLIPIVFAIAVEAEVPILYLGISMAAALSVTHGFLPPHPAPVAIAQVLGANDGKVLLFGLVVAIPCAIIAGPMFTKLAQKFAPAAFNQKGNLSSLGAIKTFKPSEAPSFGLSVLTSLFPVILMAITTIYKMTVDGGTTPAKNATLLDQIVALIGDPAIAMLISLMVAMFTMGWGRKRKTADIMATLENAVKSIAMLLLVIGGGGAFKQVLIDGGVGKEVAKLFIDSNMSPLVLGWLVAVVLRIALGSATVSALTAAGIVAPLMAQSGVDPALMVLAIGAGSLAASHVNDAGFWMFREYFDLTVKQTLSIWTVLETIIAVVGLLIVLLLNLGFH
- the gntK gene encoding gluconokinase; its protein translation is MDYMIGVDIGTTSVKTVLYDTTGKMQGYSNNLYPLYQDVPDMAEEDPEEIFSAIIDGLTTVLRKADLKNGQLHGVSFSAAMHSLILLDENHKPLTRAITWADNRSVKYADELRENGVGKQLYEKTGTPIHPMTPLSKLIWLRNEQPDLFNQAHWFVGIKEYVIYKLFGVLQEDYSIANATGMFNIFNMDWDDQALEVAGVTRDQLPKLVDTTAQISGMKSDYAGVIGIDPQTPFIMGASDGPLANLGVDAINPGVVAVTIGTSGAVRVVTDKPKIDPKGRVFCYYLSKDHWVVGGPVNNGGIVFRWVRDQLFAPEKITAEQMHVDSYDLLTEIAAKVPAGSDGLIFHPFLGGERAPIWDANARGSFFGLTRTHSRAHMVRAALEGIVYNLYTVMLALEEVVGKPSSIQATGGFARSELWRQMLADIFEQDVTIPESPEGTALGAATLGMYALGMIDDLAAVKNFIGVSNVHHPNPETYDAYRALVPIYIRLSRQLQSEYKNIAEYQRTHVHQSDTK